A single region of the bacterium genome encodes:
- a CDS encoding Mur ligase family protein, translating to MGVATPDPQRPFDADALRRVHFVAIGGTGMGSLAGLVKARGIEVTGSDKKLYPPMSTALADWGITPHEGFDPAHLEPGPSGLAPDLVVIGNAVRADNPEAVAAIDSGVPYRSFSDALYELAIARRHCITVSGTHGKTTTTNLAAQLLLATGREPSLLVGGISLDFDGSFREGEGEHFVVEGDEYDTAFFDKTPKFLHYKPDTLILTSVEFDHADIYRDLDHVKEAFRELVGSLAPDARIVAALAHDGVRDVVSDAACPVVGYGVERSPGEIPPEGIVWWASELTPEAGGLRFTLTDRASGERHSIMSPLFGAHNAENVAGVFAALTAEGVPVAELAAALPHHQGVKRRQEVRGVAAGVTVIDDFAHHPTAVKGTIEAIAQRHVGSRVVALLEPRTNTSRRKLFQDDYVDALMAADRTAIAEVGDDPIYSITGEVSETLSARAVAEELRARGRDAAAFAGIDEIVDWVVSGRRDGDVVLVMSNGAFGGIWEKLLAALEAAD from the coding sequence ATGGGCGTCGCGACGCCGGACCCTCAGCGACCCTTCGACGCCGACGCCCTCCGCCGCGTCCACTTCGTCGCGATCGGCGGGACGGGCATGGGTTCGCTCGCCGGACTCGTCAAGGCGCGCGGGATCGAGGTCACGGGCTCGGACAAGAAGCTCTACCCGCCGATGTCGACGGCGCTGGCGGATTGGGGGATCACGCCCCACGAGGGCTTCGACCCGGCGCATCTCGAGCCCGGGCCGAGCGGTCTCGCGCCGGACCTGGTCGTGATCGGCAACGCGGTCCGCGCGGACAACCCGGAAGCGGTCGCTGCGATCGATTCCGGTGTGCCCTACCGCTCCTTCTCCGATGCCCTCTACGAGCTCGCGATCGCGCGGCGCCACTGCATCACGGTCAGCGGGACCCACGGGAAGACGACGACGACGAACCTGGCGGCGCAGCTGCTTCTCGCGACGGGCCGAGAGCCGTCGCTCCTCGTCGGCGGGATCAGCCTCGACTTCGACGGCTCCTTCCGCGAAGGGGAGGGCGAGCACTTCGTGGTGGAAGGCGACGAGTACGACACGGCCTTCTTCGACAAGACGCCCAAATTCCTGCACTACAAGCCGGACACCCTGATCCTGACCTCCGTCGAGTTCGACCATGCGGACATCTACCGCGACCTCGATCACGTGAAGGAGGCGTTCCGCGAGCTCGTCGGGAGTCTCGCGCCGGACGCCCGGATCGTGGCGGCGCTCGCCCACGACGGCGTGCGCGACGTGGTCTCGGACGCGGCCTGCCCGGTCGTGGGCTACGGGGTCGAGCGCTCCCCGGGCGAGATACCGCCGGAGGGCATCGTCTGGTGGGCCTCCGAGCTGACGCCGGAAGCCGGCGGTCTGCGCTTCACCCTGACCGATCGCGCCTCCGGCGAACGCCACTCGATCATGAGCCCGCTCTTCGGTGCCCACAACGCGGAAAACGTCGCCGGCGTCTTCGCGGCCCTCACGGCGGAGGGGGTTCCGGTCGCGGAGCTGGCCGCCGCACTTCCCCACCATCAGGGCGTGAAGCGACGCCAGGAGGTCCGCGGCGTCGCCGCCGGCGTCACGGTCATCGACGACTTCGCCCACCATCCGACCGCCGTGAAGGGCACGATCGAAGCGATCGCCCAGCGCCACGTGGGAAGCCGAGTCGTCGCGCTCCTCGAGCCGCGCACGAACACGAGCCGGCGGAAGCTCTTCCAGGACGACTACGTCGACGCGCTGATGGCGGCGGATCGCACCGCGATCGCGGAGGTGGGCGACGATCCGATCTACAGCATCACGGGCGAAGTGAGCGAGACGCTCTCGGCCCGGGCCGTCGCCGAGGAGCTGCGGGCGCGCGGGCGCGATGCCGCCGCCT
- a CDS encoding beta-lactamase family protein: MKRSLIERKLGKVETALDKAIEKQEIPGAVVLARMPREGEILEYAWVRGLAAARPERLPMRRDTIFDLASLTKPIATTTAIMLLVEEGSIALDDPVAKVLPTFAERGKEEVTIRHLLTHSAGLKPVREFHDLLIQKERKTGERLIGTPEGKAWIVDRVLRSAPVHEPGAAAVYGDLNFITLSALVEEVAKQPFDEFCESRIFTRLGLVDTRFFPIPVDGSQAAPEAIRRRVAATENCAWRERIVWGEVHDPNCSAMGGVAGHAGLFSTADDVMRFGQLFLDAFHGRNESLPPERVREFCEKQSLPESSDWALGWDTPTKGVSTSGELFSEKSVGHTGFTGTSLWIDLERELIVVMLTNRIHQVVKRSKFTLRPKIHDAIVDAFTAG, from the coding sequence ATGAAGCGGAGTCTGATCGAGCGCAAGCTCGGCAAGGTCGAGACCGCGCTCGACAAGGCGATCGAGAAGCAGGAGATCCCGGGCGCGGTCGTGCTGGCCCGGATGCCGCGCGAGGGCGAGATCCTCGAGTACGCCTGGGTCCGCGGGCTCGCGGCGGCGCGGCCCGAGCGGCTGCCGATGCGCCGGGACACGATCTTCGACCTCGCATCGCTGACGAAGCCGATCGCGACCACGACGGCGATCATGCTGCTCGTCGAAGAGGGCTCGATCGCCCTCGACGACCCGGTCGCGAAGGTCCTGCCGACGTTCGCCGAACGAGGGAAGGAGGAGGTCACGATCCGCCACCTCCTGACGCACTCCGCGGGCCTCAAGCCCGTCCGTGAGTTCCACGATCTGCTGATCCAGAAGGAACGCAAGACCGGCGAACGCCTGATCGGGACGCCCGAGGGCAAGGCCTGGATCGTCGACCGCGTGCTGCGAAGCGCGCCGGTCCACGAGCCCGGGGCCGCGGCCGTCTACGGCGATCTCAACTTCATCACGCTGTCGGCCCTCGTCGAAGAGGTGGCCAAGCAGCCCTTCGACGAGTTCTGCGAGTCGCGGATCTTCACGCGCCTCGGGCTCGTCGATACGCGCTTCTTCCCGATCCCCGTCGACGGCTCCCAGGCGGCGCCCGAGGCGATCCGCCGCCGGGTCGCGGCGACCGAGAACTGTGCCTGGCGCGAACGGATCGTCTGGGGCGAGGTCCACGACCCGAACTGCTCCGCGATGGGCGGCGTCGCGGGCCACGCCGGCCTCTTTTCCACCGCCGACGACGTGATGCGCTTCGGTCAGCTCTTCCTCGACGCGTTTCACGGGCGGAACGAGTCGCTTCCGCCGGAGCGGGTCCGCGAGTTCTGCGAGAAGCAGTCCCTGCCCGAGTCCTCGGACTGGGCGCTCGGCTGGGATACCCCGACCAAGGGCGTGTCGACCTCCGGCGAGCTCTTCAGCGAAAAGTCGGTCGGCCACACCGGCTTCACGGGAACGTCGCTCTGGATCGATCTCGAGCGCGAGCTGATCGTCGTGATGCTCACGAACCGGATCCATCAGGTCGTGAAGCGGAGCAAGTTCACCCTCCGGCCGAAGATCCACGACGCGATCGTCGACGCCTTCACGGCGGGTTGA